A region from the Halomonas piscis genome encodes:
- a CDS encoding aldehyde dehydrogenase family protein has product MGGRTLEHGSGWFVEPTIYDSVTREMRLFREEVFGPLLAVTTFETEEEALSLANDTLYGLAASLYTSDVRRAQRMASGIRAGTVSVNGFSEGDITTPFGGYKLSGFGGRDNGLEPALFTKTLTGRREEAGWRRRSSGSASPTREAAE; this is encoded by the coding sequence GTGGGTGGGCGTACTCTAGAACATGGCAGCGGGTGGTTTGTTGAGCCAACTATCTATGATTCCGTGACCCGCGAGATGCGGCTATTCCGTGAAGAAGTGTTCGGGCCGCTGCTGGCGGTGACCACCTTCGAAACGGAAGAAGAGGCGTTGTCGTTGGCTAACGATACGCTCTATGGATTGGCTGCGTCGCTGTATACCTCTGATGTGCGTCGTGCTCAGCGTATGGCAAGTGGCATTCGCGCGGGCACAGTATCGGTAAACGGATTCTCGGAAGGGGATATAACCACGCCTTTTGGCGGCTATAAGCTCTCTGGTTTTGGCGGACGCGACAACGGGCTTGAACCCGCCTTATTCACGAAGACGCTGACTGGGCGGCGTGAAGAGGCTGGCTGGCGGCGTCGCTCATCAGGATCGGCCTCTCCGACGCGAGAGGCCGCTGAGTAA
- a CDS encoding IS1380 family transposase, whose amino-acid sequence MGESLSTWTPSCNGSVRVELSGHRTTSDSGALLLREALDNSGVIEALEDNLVDQRHPLRIRHSLASQLRTLVLQRAMGWIDLSDTDTLRRDPLWQLACSDARGMTPLAQDRPSQATLSRLLTCLGRNDNIDAVHEGLLRLVVWRLTSLKNGERPKQLTLDIDGLPIEVHGHQGGSAYHGLYGVRIYSPLVASLAETGDMVGGLLREGNAGPAENADTWIPHLVKRLNESTGAQVRVRIDAGFTDNDTLEALEDRGIEYLGRLRSHTGLQTLAAPYLKRPRGRPPEQPREWCHDLEYQAGTWPEPRRVVLVVQERPDDLLLHAFFLVTNLNKFDWPPEKVLALYRKRGSAEAHMGEVKSALDVHLSSTDRGASTVQDVMARNEVSLLLSLYAYQVLHGLRCLLERQTRQGWSLSRMREQVLKVAATLKLHARRITLHLGAAADKWWPTLLKGLPKLTALS is encoded by the coding sequence ATGGGTGAAAGCCTATCTACCTGGACGCCCTCGTGCAACGGCTCCGTCCGTGTCGAGCTGAGCGGCCACCGCACCACCAGTGACAGCGGCGCTCTGCTGCTGCGTGAAGCCCTCGACAACAGCGGTGTGATCGAGGCGCTCGAAGACAATCTGGTCGATCAACGCCACCCGCTACGCATCCGCCACTCGCTGGCCAGCCAGCTGCGAACCCTGGTGCTGCAGCGCGCGATGGGCTGGATCGACCTCAGCGATACCGACACGTTGCGGCGTGATCCCCTCTGGCAGCTGGCCTGCAGCGATGCGCGTGGAATGACGCCACTGGCCCAGGACCGGCCGTCTCAAGCCACGCTGTCGCGGCTGCTGACTTGCCTTGGACGCAACGACAACATCGATGCCGTGCATGAAGGCCTGCTGCGACTGGTAGTCTGGCGCCTGACCTCGCTGAAGAACGGCGAGCGACCCAAGCAGTTGACCCTCGACATCGACGGCCTGCCGATCGAGGTCCACGGTCACCAAGGTGGCTCGGCCTATCATGGCCTTTACGGGGTCCGCATCTACTCGCCGCTGGTCGCCTCGCTGGCCGAAACCGGTGACATGGTGGGCGGCCTACTACGCGAAGGCAACGCCGGCCCGGCCGAGAACGCCGATACCTGGATCCCGCACCTGGTGAAGCGGCTCAACGAAAGCACCGGCGCCCAGGTTCGGGTGCGTATCGACGCCGGGTTCACCGACAACGACACGCTGGAGGCGTTGGAAGATCGCGGCATCGAGTACCTGGGCCGGCTGCGCAGTCACACGGGGCTGCAGACACTGGCGGCGCCGTACCTGAAGCGGCCCCGAGGTCGGCCGCCCGAGCAGCCACGGGAATGGTGTCATGACCTGGAGTACCAGGCCGGCACCTGGCCTGAACCACGGCGCGTGGTACTGGTCGTGCAAGAGCGACCCGATGACCTGCTGTTGCATGCCTTCTTCCTGGTCACCAACCTCAACAAGTTCGACTGGCCGCCGGAGAAGGTCCTGGCACTGTACCGCAAGCGCGGTAGCGCCGAAGCGCACATGGGCGAGGTGAAATCAGCGCTCGACGTACACCTCTCGTCGACGGATCGTGGCGCCTCCACGGTTCAGGACGTGATGGCGCGTAACGAGGTGAGCCTGCTACTCAGCCTCTATGCTTACCAGGTCCTGCATGGTCTGCGTTGCCTGCTGGAGCGGCAGACTCGGCAAGGCTGGAGCCTGAGTCGGATGCGCGAGCAGGTGCTTAAGGTCGCCGCCACACTGAAGCTGCATGCCCGGCGGATCACCCTTCATCTGGGTGCCGCCGCCGATAAGTGGTGGCCGACGTTGCTGAAGGGGCTGCCGAAGCTGACGGCGCTGAGTTGA
- a CDS encoding IS5 family transposase → MSRGGRPKKIGEEEKAVLREIVEASPMATLEEITAAFYARTGISAHSATVRKGLRDAGIRRERAPIVQSKPADEGPARYGYQPHHRDQRPEQRYPSCLTDAEWALVSDLFDNESGRGVPPRYSRRALVDACCYVVRTGCAWRMLPAEFPRWQNVYRTFRRWAAAGKFEVMHDRLRAQWREREGRSAEPSAAVLDAQSTRSSPQGGPNGFDAGKKVKGRKRNLIVDTLGLLIAVTISAASVQDRDAAPVPVAQAMDKYPHIETLFVDNGYAGQCAAALRDAHQLNVDVVRHPANRQGGCWRHPDQGELFPVTADSKGFVVLPKRWVVERTHGWNERSRRLIMHHDRRIDVSEAWVWLTGARMLARRLTATA, encoded by the coding sequence TTGTCGAGAGGCGGTCGTCCCAAAAAGATTGGCGAAGAAGAAAAAGCCGTTTTACGTGAGATAGTTGAGGCGTCGCCCATGGCGACGCTAGAAGAGATCACCGCGGCGTTTTACGCGCGCACGGGGATATCAGCTCATAGCGCCACCGTGCGCAAAGGACTACGAGACGCCGGAATCCGGCGCGAGCGTGCCCCGATCGTGCAATCAAAGCCGGCGGACGAGGGCCCAGCACGATATGGCTATCAGCCCCACCATCGAGACCAGAGGCCCGAACAGCGTTATCCAAGCTGTTTGACCGATGCCGAGTGGGCGTTGGTATCGGATCTGTTTGATAACGAAAGCGGTCGCGGTGTGCCGCCGCGCTATAGCCGCCGAGCGCTGGTCGACGCCTGCTGTTACGTGGTGCGCACCGGTTGCGCCTGGCGGATGCTGCCCGCCGAGTTTCCGCGTTGGCAAAACGTCTATCGCACGTTTCGACGCTGGGCAGCCGCCGGCAAATTCGAAGTCATGCACGATCGATTACGCGCTCAATGGCGCGAACGCGAAGGCCGCTCGGCCGAGCCGAGTGCGGCTGTGCTCGACGCGCAATCCACCCGAAGCTCACCGCAGGGCGGGCCCAACGGTTTCGATGCGGGCAAGAAAGTTAAAGGGCGCAAGCGCAATCTGATCGTGGATACGTTGGGTTTGCTAATCGCTGTCACGATCTCGGCGGCGAGTGTTCAGGACCGCGATGCCGCGCCCGTGCCGGTCGCCCAGGCGATGGATAAATATCCGCATATCGAAACCCTATTTGTCGATAATGGGTATGCGGGTCAATGCGCGGCCGCGCTACGGGACGCCCATCAGTTGAACGTCGATGTCGTGCGCCACCCGGCCAACCGGCAAGGCGGTTGCTGGCGCCATCCGGACCAGGGTGAGCTATTTCCAGTTACCGCTGACAGCAAAGGCTTTGTCGTCTTGCCCAAGCGTTGGGTGGTTGAGCGTACCCACGGCTGGAATGAGCGCTCCAGGCGTCTAATCATGCATCACGATCGACGCATCGACGTGTCGGAAGCCTGGGTCTGGCTTACAGGCGCCCGAATGCTCGCGCGGCGGCTAACCGCTACTGCTTGA
- a CDS encoding aldehyde dehydrogenase family protein — translation MFAWKVGPALAVGNSVIVKPAEQTSMSAYRMAQLAYQAGIPEAALLVVTGHGEDTGQPLGLHSDVDVVSFTGSTEVGRKFLEYSARSNLKEIVLECGGKSPQVVFADLHDIDAVVDDMLNSAFWNMGENCSCGSRLIVEHSIKDQLLEKLVEGLKGWKVGDPTDPQTHIGPMVEQAHFEKVRGFIESAKRVFTKSSSSG, via the coding sequence ATGTTTGCCTGGAAAGTCGGGCCGGCGTTGGCTGTGGGTAATTCGGTTATCGTTAAGCCTGCCGAACAGACTTCCATGAGCGCGTACCGTATGGCGCAACTTGCCTACCAGGCAGGGATACCCGAGGCCGCTTTACTGGTGGTGACCGGCCATGGCGAGGATACGGGGCAGCCCCTGGGCTTGCACAGCGACGTGGATGTAGTGTCCTTTACCGGCTCTACGGAAGTCGGACGTAAGTTCCTGGAGTACTCCGCCCGCAGTAACCTCAAGGAAATTGTGCTGGAATGCGGAGGAAAGAGTCCACAGGTGGTTTTCGCCGACCTGCACGATATCGACGCTGTGGTTGATGATATGCTTAATTCTGCCTTTTGGAATATGGGCGAAAATTGCAGTTGCGGCTCCCGGCTGATTGTTGAGCACAGTATCAAAGATCAGTTACTGGAAAAATTGGTTGAGGGTCTGAAGGGCTGGAAAGTGGGAGACCCTACAGATCCACAAACTCATATCGGTCCGATGGTCGAGCAAGCTCACTTCGAGAAGGTGCGTGGTTTTATCGAGTCCGCTAAGAGGGTGTTTACAAAATCAAGCAGTAGCGGTTAG
- a CDS encoding DUF349 domain-containing protein, with amino-acid sequence MQGLLRRLFAPRWQHPSPDVRRRALEQLDPGRPDDRRGLEALTRDSHADIRLAALCALDDLPGLAQAFAEQSDDAWRAALAARLCGREGQSPLAERQRQVEQLDDTRLLRDVAFHGDNLDLRLAALARLNDERDLIDQACHNRVATVRHRAAQRVSSEAGLKRLLKESRRDRQVAQRAREHLNRLKADAQWVRDQQQRRDVLLEQLESLARSVWEPHYQTRLRHLQKEWETLAHPPGSDAEARYQHAVTRAEKTLHDRAAEEHARKQHQRRQQSADDERETLLAAFESSLDELSQGQAPGAQNFASLRAQRRLAGQQWQALSDIHPPAEPARQRYAQAMKRYERYSAAWQRYLDATPELEHALKNDDPQALSAQAKACQWPEELPLPPLLAQARRQAQQRKDASRADAEPHSLDQALGTLEQHLERGEFNEANRLHQQLKPHIQALRGPDSESLQARLRQLGARLAELRDWRGFVAGPKREQLCTSIETLAYNVELTDTALDRRHRQLVKEWKALGDAAATREMSRRFRAASDRIHQRLKPWRERLDQQRSANLAAREALCEQLEMLLKQPADNADPDALRQIRDRSRYQWREYSPVPRQDAEAVGRRFGRARHRLQALIDRRAREIAAHKRALVEQVQALEHGTEPLDTRIARAKALQQEWRQLGRAPKGEEKPLWRTFRRSCDRLFAARNAHRNERAERQQQRLDAMQALLDRMDAWQPQDTTDAPALEAFIREAEALEPLPRGRRSDGMQKRLTGIIRARRERLDQLETDAVITRWQQSVPLLNAHLAADQAALNGDAVREVDAAPVLGAPLFERFAEAHRQRNASRHRAKHFDARAHEVQRDSLARLRVHLSLLATGQVRQSDEPLRLAIQVERLNEGLGLGHERSTADELGSLLADLLALGPMPQGLWEANVNDFDALIHQLSGGQGNEVSDEHKDV; translated from the coding sequence ATGCAAGGACTGTTACGTCGCCTGTTTGCCCCTCGCTGGCAGCACCCGAGCCCCGACGTGCGCCGCCGGGCGCTCGAACAGCTGGACCCCGGCCGCCCCGACGACCGCCGCGGGCTTGAAGCCCTGACCCGAGACAGCCACGCCGACATCCGCCTGGCGGCGCTGTGCGCCCTGGACGACCTTCCGGGGCTGGCGCAAGCCTTTGCCGAACAAAGCGACGACGCCTGGCGGGCAGCGCTCGCCGCGCGGCTGTGCGGCCGCGAGGGCCAAAGCCCGCTGGCCGAGCGCCAGCGCCAGGTGGAACAGCTTGACGATACCCGGCTGCTTCGCGACGTCGCCTTTCACGGGGACAACCTTGATTTACGCCTGGCCGCCCTTGCCCGCCTCAACGACGAACGCGACCTGATCGATCAGGCCTGCCACAACCGGGTGGCCACGGTGCGCCACCGGGCAGCCCAGCGCGTATCGAGCGAAGCCGGGCTCAAGCGGCTGCTGAAAGAGTCTCGCCGCGACCGCCAGGTGGCCCAGCGGGCACGCGAGCACCTTAATCGCCTGAAGGCCGATGCTCAATGGGTGCGCGACCAGCAGCAGCGCCGCGACGTCCTGCTTGAGCAGCTGGAGAGCCTGGCTCGTTCGGTGTGGGAGCCGCACTACCAGACCCGGCTGCGCCATTTGCAGAAGGAATGGGAAACCCTTGCCCATCCGCCGGGCAGCGACGCCGAGGCGCGCTACCAGCACGCCGTCACGCGCGCCGAAAAAACGCTTCACGATCGGGCCGCCGAAGAGCACGCCCGAAAGCAGCATCAGCGCCGGCAACAGTCCGCGGACGACGAGCGCGAGACACTGCTTGCCGCGTTTGAAAGCAGCCTGGACGAGCTCAGCCAGGGCCAGGCTCCCGGCGCCCAGAACTTCGCCAGCCTTCGCGCCCAGCGCCGGCTCGCCGGTCAGCAGTGGCAGGCGCTCTCTGACATTCATCCTCCCGCCGAGCCTGCTCGCCAACGCTACGCTCAGGCCATGAAGCGCTACGAGCGCTACAGCGCCGCCTGGCAGCGCTACCTTGACGCCACCCCCGAGCTGGAGCATGCGCTGAAGAATGACGATCCCCAGGCGCTTAGCGCTCAGGCCAAGGCCTGCCAGTGGCCGGAGGAGCTGCCGCTGCCGCCGCTGCTTGCCCAGGCTCGGCGGCAAGCACAGCAGCGTAAGGACGCCTCCCGAGCCGATGCCGAGCCGCACTCCCTGGATCAGGCGCTTGGCACCCTGGAGCAGCACCTGGAGCGCGGCGAATTCAACGAGGCCAACCGTCTTCACCAGCAGCTCAAGCCCCACATTCAGGCGCTGCGCGGCCCCGACAGCGAATCGCTCCAGGCGCGCCTGAGACAGCTCGGCGCCAGGCTTGCCGAGCTGCGGGACTGGCGCGGCTTTGTCGCCGGCCCCAAACGCGAGCAGCTGTGCACCAGTATTGAAACGCTGGCATACAACGTCGAGCTCACCGATACCGCGCTGGACCGCCGCCACCGCCAGCTGGTCAAGGAGTGGAAGGCTCTGGGCGACGCCGCCGCCACCCGGGAAATGTCGCGCCGCTTCCGCGCCGCCTCGGATCGCATTCACCAGCGCCTCAAGCCCTGGCGCGAGCGCCTCGACCAGCAGCGCAGCGCCAACCTGGCCGCCCGCGAAGCGCTCTGCGAACAGCTGGAAATGCTACTTAAACAGCCCGCCGACAACGCCGACCCCGACGCGCTGCGCCAGATCCGCGACCGCTCGCGCTATCAGTGGCGAGAATACTCCCCGGTGCCCCGCCAGGATGCCGAAGCCGTGGGACGCCGCTTTGGCCGGGCGCGCCACCGCCTGCAGGCGCTGATCGACCGGCGCGCTCGGGAAATCGCCGCGCACAAGCGCGCTCTGGTCGAGCAGGTCCAGGCGCTTGAGCACGGCACAGAGCCGCTCGATACGCGCATTGCCCGGGCCAAGGCCCTCCAGCAGGAGTGGCGCCAGCTCGGCCGCGCGCCCAAGGGCGAAGAAAAGCCCCTGTGGCGGACCTTCCGCCGCTCCTGCGATCGCCTGTTCGCCGCGCGCAACGCCCACCGAAACGAGCGCGCCGAACGCCAACAGCAGCGTCTGGACGCCATGCAGGCGCTGCTTGACCGCATGGATGCCTGGCAGCCCCAGGACACCACCGACGCGCCGGCGCTGGAAGCGTTTATACGGGAAGCCGAAGCGCTTGAGCCCCTGCCCCGGGGCCGACGCAGCGACGGCATGCAAAAACGCCTGACCGGCATCATCCGCGCCCGGCGCGAGCGGCTTGACCAGCTCGAAACCGATGCCGTCATTACCCGATGGCAGCAAAGCGTACCGCTGCTCAATGCCCACCTGGCCGCCGACCAGGCCGCGCTGAACGGCGACGCCGTCCGCGAAGTGGACGCCGCGCCAGTGCTCGGCGCCCCGCTGTTCGAGCGCTTTGCCGAGGCTCACCGCCAGCGCAACGCCAGCCGCCACCGGGCGAAGCACTTTGATGCCCGAGCTCATGAAGTTCAGCGCGATAGCCTCGCTCGCCTGCGCGTACACCTCTCGCTGCTGGCCACCGGCCAGGTGCGCCAAAGCGACGAGCCGCTGCGCCTGGCCATCCAGGTGGAGCGCCTCAACGAGGGCCTGGGGCTAGGCCACGAGCGCAGCACCGCCGACGAGCTAGGCAGCCTTCTCGCTGACCTGCTCGCCCTTGGCCCGATGCCGCAAGGGCTCTGGGAGGCCAACGTCAACGATTTCGACGCCCTGATACACCAGCTCTCCGGCGGCCAGGGCAACGAAGTGTCCGATGAACACAAGGATGTTTGA
- a CDS encoding aldehyde dehydrogenase family protein, with translation MNTQPLSVEEVFAQAHEGKLWAGHLIPGLDEKRDDSFATVAPHNGSEIGRVAKGNASIIDQAVESAREGFNSGVWSKLAPAERKEIMQRWITLLEQHAEELAALDCIDGGKPITECRETDIPETLTTLHWYAEAVDKIYGKVAPTGGDAVGLIVQEPIGVVGNGMDPSFCAKLDITSSQQCTEH, from the coding sequence ATGAATACTCAGCCATTAAGCGTCGAAGAGGTGTTTGCCCAGGCACACGAGGGCAAGCTATGGGCGGGGCACCTGATCCCCGGGCTCGACGAGAAGCGGGATGACAGTTTTGCCACCGTTGCGCCCCATAACGGTAGCGAAATCGGGCGGGTAGCCAAAGGAAATGCGAGTATCATTGACCAAGCCGTGGAAAGCGCGCGCGAGGGCTTTAATAGCGGCGTTTGGTCGAAGCTTGCCCCGGCCGAGCGTAAGGAGATCATGCAGCGATGGATCACACTCCTCGAGCAGCACGCCGAGGAGCTGGCCGCGCTGGACTGCATCGATGGCGGCAAGCCGATCACGGAATGCCGTGAGACGGATATTCCCGAGACGCTCACGACCTTGCATTGGTATGCCGAAGCCGTGGACAAGATCTATGGCAAGGTGGCACCGACCGGGGGTGACGCCGTGGGCTTGATTGTCCAGGAACCCATCGGAGTGGTGGGAAATGGGATGGACCCGTCCTTCTGTGCCAAGCTGGATATAACATCTAGCCAGCAGTGCACAGAACACTGA
- the minD gene encoding septum site-determining protein MinD — protein MAKIIVVTSGKGGVGKTTSAAAISTGLAMRGKKTVVIDFDVGLRNLDLIMGCERRVVYDLVNVIQGEAGLNQALIRDKRVENLFILPASQTRDKEALTREGIEEVFDKLKEQFDYIICDSPAGIESGAQLAMYHADEAIVVTNPEVSSVRDSDRILGLLAAKTQRAEQGGDPVKEHLLITRYNPNRVTSGDMLTLDDIREILAIDLLGLIPESEAVLRASNQGVPVTHDSSSDAGLSYTDTVSRLLGEDIPLRFHEAQKKGLLNRMFGGGRR, from the coding sequence TTGGCCAAAATCATTGTAGTGACCTCAGGCAAAGGAGGGGTCGGCAAAACCACCAGCGCGGCCGCCATTTCTACCGGGCTTGCCATGCGCGGCAAGAAAACCGTGGTCATCGATTTTGACGTGGGCCTGCGCAATCTGGATTTGATCATGGGCTGCGAGCGCCGGGTCGTTTATGACCTGGTCAACGTGATTCAGGGCGAGGCAGGGCTTAATCAGGCGCTGATTCGCGACAAGCGCGTGGAGAACCTGTTTATTCTTCCGGCGTCGCAAACCCGCGACAAGGAAGCGCTGACCCGGGAAGGCATCGAAGAGGTATTTGACAAGCTCAAGGAGCAGTTCGACTACATTATCTGCGACTCCCCCGCGGGGATCGAGAGCGGCGCTCAGCTGGCCATGTACCACGCCGACGAAGCCATTGTGGTCACCAACCCCGAGGTGTCGTCGGTGCGCGACTCTGACCGCATTCTGGGGCTGCTGGCGGCAAAAACTCAGCGCGCCGAGCAGGGAGGCGATCCGGTCAAGGAGCACTTGCTGATCACTCGCTATAATCCCAATCGGGTGACCAGCGGTGACATGCTGACCCTTGACGATATTCGCGAAATTCTGGCGATCGATCTTTTGGGACTGATTCCCGAGTCCGAAGCGGTGCTGCGGGCGTCCAACCAGGGCGTGCCGGTTACCCACGATTCGTCCAGCGACGCCGGCCTGTCTTACACTGATACCGTATCGCGTCTGCTGGGTGAAGATATTCCGCTACGTTTCCATGAAGCCCAGAAGAAGGGCCTGCTAAACCGCATGTTCGGAGGAGGTCGCCGGTGA
- a CDS encoding GntR family transcriptional regulator, whose amino-acid sequence MPPFKTRAQYVADDLRHRILSGEFKGGTQLRQDALAGDYEVSRIPVREALLTLESEGLVEFHAHRGAFTTELSVAMIRELFDLRVLLETHLLQHAIPHMTTQILDNAESILLEYDAALNSGSQIDSWSEYNFAFHKALYSPANLPEAMSLVTQLNTKSDRYIRMQLLYTQAIEKAEREHHALLELSRQGEVDAACDLLRRHILDACEGIVSLLEGQVEKEQG is encoded by the coding sequence ATGCCTCCTTTTAAGACACGCGCTCAATACGTCGCCGATGACCTTCGCCATCGCATTCTCAGCGGCGAATTCAAAGGCGGCACACAATTACGCCAGGATGCCCTCGCCGGAGATTATGAGGTCAGCCGCATCCCCGTGCGCGAGGCGCTGCTGACTCTCGAATCGGAAGGCCTGGTTGAGTTTCACGCACATCGCGGCGCGTTTACCACAGAACTTTCCGTGGCCATGATTCGTGAGCTTTTCGATCTGCGAGTACTGCTGGAAACGCACCTTCTCCAGCACGCTATTCCCCATATGACTACGCAAATATTGGATAACGCAGAATCCATTCTTCTTGAGTACGATGCAGCACTGAACAGCGGCAGCCAAATTGATAGTTGGAGTGAATATAACTTTGCGTTTCATAAGGCCCTGTATAGCCCGGCTAACCTTCCTGAGGCCATGAGTCTAGTCACTCAACTCAACACAAAATCAGATCGCTATATTCGCATGCAGCTTCTTTATACTCAGGCCATCGAGAAGGCTGAGAGGGAACACCATGCGTTACTTGAGCTTTCACGTCAGGGTGAGGTTGACGCAGCTTGTGATCTTCTGCGGCGTCATATTCTCGACGCCTGCGAAGGCATCGTTTCGCTGCTGGAAGGCCAAGTGGAAAAAGAACAAGGCTAA
- the minC gene encoding septum site-determining protein MinC encodes MSLNVDGAEEAFTFKGGMLPMTVMELGSADPERIRQQLESKRNQSPAFFQHTPVVLGVEKLGEPHLALERICAVCRDHKLLPVAVRGGADPVRQSAWALGLGWFAPVEEQRARRLTSVEKTPEAAPAETPAEKPAAAEPPPEMAPVVGARLYRGTVRSGQQISSADGDLVVIGAVNAGAEVLAAGNIHVYGALRGRALAGIHGDLEAGIFCRELKAELLSVAGNYKRLEDIDPQLLGAPAEVRFHHQQLEIKPLA; translated from the coding sequence ATGAGCCTCAATGTGGATGGTGCCGAAGAGGCCTTTACGTTTAAAGGCGGCATGCTGCCCATGACCGTCATGGAGCTGGGCAGTGCCGACCCGGAGCGTATCCGCCAGCAGCTGGAAAGCAAGCGTAACCAGTCGCCCGCTTTCTTTCAGCATACACCGGTCGTGCTCGGCGTGGAAAAACTGGGCGAGCCACACCTGGCACTCGAGCGCATTTGCGCGGTATGTCGGGATCACAAGCTGTTGCCGGTGGCCGTCCGCGGCGGCGCCGATCCGGTGCGCCAGTCGGCCTGGGCGCTGGGCCTTGGCTGGTTTGCTCCGGTCGAAGAGCAGCGCGCCCGGCGCCTGACCAGCGTGGAAAAAACGCCCGAAGCCGCCCCCGCCGAGACCCCGGCGGAAAAGCCCGCTGCCGCCGAGCCGCCGCCGGAAATGGCACCGGTGGTGGGCGCCAGGCTTTACCGCGGCACGGTGCGCTCCGGCCAGCAGATCAGCTCGGCGGACGGCGATCTGGTCGTGATCGGGGCGGTCAACGCCGGGGCCGAAGTACTGGCCGCCGGCAATATTCATGTGTACGGCGCCCTGCGCGGGCGCGCGCTGGCCGGTATTCACGGCGATCTGGAGGCCGGCATTTTTTGTCGCGAGCTGAAGGCAGAGCTTTTGTCCGTGGCCGGCAATTACAAGCGCCTGGAAGACATAGATCCGCAGCTTTTGGGCGCGCCTGCCGAAGTGCGCTTTCATCATCAGCAACTTGAGATCAAGCCCCTGGCATAG
- a CDS encoding IS110 family RNA-guided transposase, whose amino-acid sequence MKQISIIGIDLAKHVFQLHAVDAHGHKVFSKQVRREKLRLTLAQIPPCHVAMEACGSAHYWARDIGTLGHEAELLPPQAVKPFVLGHKNDARDAAAIAEAAARPATPRVTIKTEAQQSLQAVHRVRSRLVRERTAVGNELRGLLGEFGLIVSQGHAVIRQGVIRERLDEQRARLGEELYTLLNDLLDQWLENDARIARYDKRLQRLARASDDMQRLMSLPGIGPINATLLFSHLGDPARFPNGRQFSASLGLVPRQHSSGGRNQLMGITKRGNGEVRKQLVHGARAALRQFQRQEHPDRLSRWACSLAARLGQRKAIVALANKMARICWSLLAHERRYQPQEAA is encoded by the coding sequence ATGAAACAGATTAGCATTATAGGCATTGACCTGGCGAAACACGTTTTTCAACTGCATGCCGTGGATGCGCACGGTCACAAAGTATTCAGCAAGCAAGTCCGGCGAGAGAAGTTACGCTTGACGCTGGCCCAAATTCCGCCTTGCCACGTCGCCATGGAAGCGTGCGGCTCCGCTCATTACTGGGCGAGAGACATTGGCACGCTGGGCCATGAGGCCGAACTACTGCCACCGCAGGCGGTCAAGCCCTTCGTGCTGGGCCACAAGAACGATGCGCGCGATGCCGCGGCTATCGCCGAGGCCGCGGCGCGCCCGGCCACGCCTCGAGTGACGATCAAGACGGAAGCACAACAGTCCCTGCAAGCAGTGCACCGAGTACGCAGTCGGTTAGTGCGCGAACGCACCGCCGTCGGCAACGAGCTGCGCGGCCTGCTGGGCGAGTTTGGTCTAATCGTGTCGCAGGGGCACGCGGTGATACGCCAGGGCGTTATTCGTGAGCGGCTGGACGAGCAACGGGCACGGCTGGGGGAAGAACTCTACACCCTGCTGAACGACCTGCTCGATCAATGGCTCGAGAACGATGCCCGGATCGCGCGCTATGACAAGCGTCTGCAGCGTCTGGCCAGGGCATCAGATGACATGCAGCGGCTGATGAGTCTGCCCGGCATCGGCCCGATCAATGCGACGCTGTTGTTCAGCCATCTGGGCGATCCGGCGCGATTCCCCAACGGACGTCAGTTCAGCGCCTCGTTGGGGCTAGTGCCACGCCAGCATTCCAGCGGGGGTCGCAACCAGTTGATGGGGATCACCAAACGCGGCAATGGCGAGGTTCGAAAGCAGTTGGTGCACGGTGCCCGCGCGGCATTACGCCAGTTCCAACGTCAGGAACATCCCGACCGGCTGTCCCGTTGGGCCTGCTCGTTAGCGGCGCGTCTTGGGCAACGCAAGGCCATTGTGGCCCTGGCGAACAAGATGGCGCGGATTTGCTGGTCGCTATTGGCCCATGAACGGCGCTATCAGCCACAGGAGGCCGCTTGA
- the minE gene encoding cell division topological specificity factor MinE, protein MKLLEFLKRERKKSAPVAKERLQIIVAHQRNQRGQPDYMPKLERELVEVIRRYVDIDDDAVQISMDSEDSCSVLELNVTLPKT, encoded by the coding sequence GTGAAACTGCTGGAGTTTTTAAAGCGCGAGCGAAAAAAATCGGCGCCGGTAGCAAAAGAGCGCCTGCAAATCATCGTAGCCCACCAGCGTAACCAGCGCGGCCAGCCGGATTATATGCCCAAGCTGGAGCGCGAGCTGGTCGAAGTCATTCGCCGCTACGTCGATATCGACGACGATGCCGTGCAGATATCCATGGACAGCGAGGACAGCTGCTCGGTGCTGGAGCTTAACGTGACCCTGCCCAAAACCTGA